The following are encoded in a window of Blastocatellia bacterium genomic DNA:
- a CDS encoding VWA domain-containing protein — MRIESFDFNADGLVRIENMRGAIRIEVWEMPTVRVVAEKRSPAGSPLDPNELLLMGIQNTITVQCRQTARPGRIDLTLTVPRRSQVQVVAGAWPVDINGSLAGAVVQTTSGAIAYRIPANDDATVSMRTARGLVRSTAPLIVSSRSGAQAIEGRLGSGSAPIILNSEAGNITMTPGANISEAAKAMDTMRRANAASDQATARANTGQPPSFTRPPQSRGSASLGGASTSRDASSARGGVDVASDADWSAGAQPATGNMNAANATGGSAMADFAGSDNASDSVAEYKGSKFSRPVQQRQTSSGSSGLRVRIIPSGTALKPSRDAGNPIYSQPNDPFAAPAANDDLSTGSAQGRPSNYDLQRGTAQRRTPLPEAPDNEPPAIASRGNHAAEPPVLHRANGDDAPVNGASPAGATSPTNGDEEAIVLKSALVNLNVSVTNRSGQALSSLKKEDFGIAENGQGQRIEFFAPQTAPFNLVLVLDLSGSIKDKLDVVKSAALKFLDVLDANDKVAVVTFTDEIRVISQLTGNRDELRRRIKAITESTGGTSFYEAMWFSLFDTLRGTKGQRNAIVVMTDGVDSSLDRYNPLPSRVSFDQLARRLEETDVMVFPVYLDTEYEEVFERGNSSSEAYAVARDQLQRLSEVSGGQMFKAEKAGDLSGVYKQVAAAIRTVYSIGYYPTNAERDGTFRRVRVTVNRNDAAVRTRRGYYAK; from the coding sequence ATGCGCATCGAATCTTTTGATTTTAACGCCGATGGCCTTGTGCGGATCGAGAATATGCGAGGCGCAATCCGCATCGAAGTATGGGAGATGCCGACGGTGCGCGTCGTTGCCGAAAAACGCTCGCCCGCCGGCTCTCCGCTCGACCCTAACGAATTACTGCTCATGGGCATACAAAACACGATCACGGTTCAATGCCGGCAAACGGCCCGCCCGGGCCGCATCGATCTGACGCTGACGGTGCCGCGTCGAAGCCAGGTGCAAGTCGTTGCCGGTGCGTGGCCAGTTGATATCAATGGCTCGCTCGCCGGCGCAGTGGTGCAGACGACGAGCGGCGCGATTGCGTATCGAATTCCGGCCAATGACGATGCGACCGTCTCCATGCGAACGGCACGCGGACTGGTGCGCTCGACCGCGCCGCTGATCGTTTCATCCCGCAGCGGCGCGCAGGCCATCGAAGGACGGCTCGGCAGCGGCAGCGCTCCGATCATCCTGAACAGCGAAGCGGGCAATATTACGATGACGCCCGGCGCGAACATCAGCGAAGCGGCAAAGGCGATGGACACCATGCGCCGTGCCAACGCGGCGAGCGATCAAGCCACCGCCAGGGCCAACACCGGCCAGCCTCCTTCTTTTACCAGGCCGCCGCAATCGCGCGGATCAGCCTCGCTCGGCGGCGCGTCAACGTCGCGTGATGCCAGTTCAGCGCGCGGCGGTGTGGACGTTGCGAGTGATGCCGATTGGTCTGCCGGGGCCCAGCCGGCAACGGGGAATATGAACGCGGCCAATGCGACGGGCGGCAGCGCGATGGCTGACTTCGCAGGGTCAGACAACGCCAGTGATTCGGTTGCCGAATACAAGGGCAGCAAATTCTCGCGGCCTGTGCAGCAAAGACAGACGAGCAGCGGCAGCAGCGGCCTGCGCGTTCGCATCATTCCTTCGGGCACGGCGCTCAAGCCTTCGCGTGACGCCGGCAATCCGATCTACTCACAGCCCAACGACCCCTTTGCGGCGCCGGCGGCGAATGATGACTTATCCACTGGCAGCGCACAGGGCCGCCCTTCAAACTATGACCTTCAGCGCGGCACCGCGCAGCGGCGCACCCCATTGCCTGAAGCACCGGACAACGAGCCACCGGCCATCGCTTCACGCGGCAACCACGCCGCAGAGCCTCCGGTGTTGCATCGCGCCAACGGTGACGATGCGCCGGTCAATGGCGCGTCACCGGCTGGCGCAACCAGCCCAACAAACGGCGACGAAGAAGCCATTGTGCTGAAATCGGCGCTGGTCAATCTGAATGTCTCGGTGACCAATCGTTCGGGGCAGGCGCTTTCGAGCCTGAAGAAAGAGGATTTCGGGATAGCCGAGAATGGCCAGGGACAGCGCATTGAATTCTTCGCCCCGCAAACCGCGCCCTTCAATCTGGTGCTGGTGCTAGACCTTTCCGGCTCGATCAAGGATAAGCTCGATGTGGTGAAGTCGGCGGCGCTCAAGTTTCTCGACGTGCTAGACGCAAATGATAAAGTGGCGGTCGTCACCTTCACGGACGAGATTCGCGTCATCTCGCAACTGACCGGCAACCGCGACGAGCTGCGGCGGCGCATCAAAGCGATCACCGAGTCAACGGGCGGCACGTCGTTCTATGAAGCGATGTGGTTCTCGCTGTTTGATACGCTGCGCGGCACGAAAGGACAACGCAACGCCATTGTCGTCATGACCGATGGCGTCGACAGTTCGCTCGACCGCTACAATCCGCTGCCGTCGCGCGTCTCGTTTGACCAGTTGGCGCGGCGGCTCGAAGAGACCGATGTGATGGTCTTCCCGGTCTACCTCGACACCGAGTACGAAGAAGTCTTCGAGCGCGGCAACTCGTCGAGCGAAGCCTACGCGGTGGCGCGCGATCAACTGCAACGCCTGTCCGAAGTGAGCGGCGGCCAGATGTTCAAAGCCGAGAAAGCCGGCGACCTGTCGGGCGTTTATAAGCAGGTGGCGGCGGCGATCCGCACGGTCTACAGCATCGGCTACTACCCGACGAACGCCGAGCGTGACGGCACTTTCCGCCGTGTGCGCGTGACGGTCAATCGCAATGACGCAGCAGTGCGAACGCGTCGCGGCTATTACGCAAAGTAG
- a CDS encoding VWA domain-containing protein, whose translation MPTITANAGQSTQKAGSQTPAKKPEPPPFDRPPMKADPDTSSTTDRSEPPAARDTRTPPSTRSSRSTDAPPSSSSRSSGPPVLQRPSASDSRTGTSRQGSTDRQGDDSVFSNDPDSSGRNRDRRPTLHRPSDPQDDRSAPDYQQQNDRRNNPPPTTQSADDGQDQVIKLESTLVNIPIVVSDRSGRYIPRLNKDDFVLYEDGVQQEVASFGSEEVPFNVALLLDVSPSVEGNIEGIQDAALAFVRQLRPQDRVLVASFDRNINFLTDFTSNRQELEWAIRRVRTGSGTSVYEAVYETVARRLRGIEGRKALILFSDGEDTTSHRVDYDDAINIVTESDVLVYGLRYPGAGGGGGGYGGSWPRNPFPRGPWPGIQLPLPIPWPRSRRNGPYGGGGGGNGGGRHWGGKDFMKDITEAGGGPVFDAERVSDMSGLASRIADELRHVYVVSYYPKNSLSNGGYRSIRISVKNRDDIAVRHRRGYNAREVGSPSHTE comes from the coding sequence ATGCCGACGATTACCGCGAATGCCGGCCAGTCAACGCAGAAAGCGGGTTCGCAAACGCCGGCCAAAAAGCCTGAGCCGCCGCCGTTTGATCGTCCGCCGATGAAGGCCGACCCGGACACCTCATCCACTACAGACCGCAGCGAGCCGCCGGCTGCGCGTGATACGCGCACACCGCCTTCAACCCGCTCGTCGCGTTCAACCGATGCGCCACCTTCGTCAAGCTCGCGCTCGTCCGGCCCGCCCGTGCTGCAACGCCCGTCGGCCTCGGACAGTCGCACCGGCACGTCAAGGCAAGGCTCCACGGACCGCCAGGGGGATGATTCGGTTTTCAGCAATGATCCCGATTCATCGGGCCGCAACCGCGACCGGCGGCCAACCTTGCACCGCCCGTCCGACCCACAAGATGACCGGAGCGCGCCCGATTACCAGCAACAAAATGACCGGCGAAACAACCCGCCGCCTACCACCCAATCGGCTGACGACGGCCAGGATCAGGTCATCAAGCTGGAATCGACGCTGGTCAATATTCCGATTGTCGTCAGCGACCGCTCTGGCCGCTACATCCCGCGCTTGAACAAAGATGATTTCGTGCTTTACGAAGACGGCGTGCAGCAAGAGGTCGCTTCGTTCGGCAGCGAAGAGGTGCCGTTTAACGTCGCCCTCCTGCTCGATGTCAGTCCGAGCGTCGAAGGCAACATCGAAGGCATTCAGGATGCCGCGCTGGCTTTTGTGCGGCAACTGCGCCCGCAGGATCGCGTATTGGTGGCGTCGTTTGATCGCAACATCAACTTTCTGACTGATTTTACGAGCAACCGGCAAGAGCTTGAATGGGCGATTCGCCGTGTGCGAACGGGCTCAGGCACGAGCGTCTACGAAGCCGTATATGAAACCGTGGCGCGGCGGCTGCGCGGCATTGAAGGCCGCAAGGCGCTGATCCTGTTCTCTGATGGCGAAGACACGACCAGCCATCGCGTGGATTACGACGACGCCATCAATATCGTCACCGAGTCTGACGTGCTGGTTTATGGATTGCGCTATCCGGGGGCTGGCGGTGGCGGCGGCGGCTATGGCGGCTCGTGGCCACGCAATCCCTTCCCGCGTGGACCCTGGCCCGGCATTCAACTGCCGCTGCCTATCCCGTGGCCGCGCTCGCGCCGGAATGGGCCTTATGGTGGTGGCGGCGGTGGCAATGGCGGCGGGCGCCACTGGGGCGGCAAAGATTTCATGAAGGACATCACTGAAGCCGGCGGCGGGCCGGTCTTTGACGCGGAGCGCGTCAGCGACATGAGCGGCCTGGCGTCGCGCATCGCCGACGAGCTGCGCCACGTTTATGTGGTCAGCTACTACCCGAAGAATTCGCTGTCGAATGGCGGCTACCGCTCGATTCGCATCAGTGTCAAGAACCGCGACGACATCGCCGTGCGCCACCGCCGCGGATACAATGCTCGGGAGGTCGGATCGCCCTCGCACACGGAATAG
- the ytxJ gene encoding bacillithiol system redox-active protein YtxJ, which yields MTEILNQIESIDELNQALEESSARPVLLFKHSLTCPISARAYREFQSYLENAEPRVSYHLITVQTARAASNETAARLHVRHESPQAILVRDGREVWNASHFDITAARLAEVIKAQLS from the coding sequence ATGACAGAGATACTGAACCAGATTGAATCAATTGACGAACTGAACCAGGCGCTTGAAGAATCAAGCGCGCGGCCCGTCTTACTCTTCAAGCACAGCCTGACCTGTCCCATCAGCGCGCGCGCCTACAGGGAGTTTCAAAGCTATCTGGAAAACGCCGAGCCGCGGGTCAGCTATCACCTGATCACCGTGCAGACGGCGCGCGCCGCATCGAACGAAACGGCGGCGCGGCTGCACGTCAGGCACGAGTCGCCGCAAGCCATTCTGGTGCGCGACGGGCGCGAGGTTTGGAACGCCTCGCACTTTGACATCACCGCCGCGAGGCTCGCCGAGGTGATTAAAGCTCAGCTCTCATAG